GCGCCAGCCGGTATTCCCTTCCCCCTCCCCTCTTCTGATAAGCATTATGTCGACTGCGAAAGCACCATCTTGACTATGGGGGGCATTTTACCCAAGATCGGGGCGATCAATATGGATTTTGGCCGCACCCGTTTATATTGCAGACGCACCGGTATTTATTGCAGAGTCATTTCAACCGGACTTTTAAACAGTTCACGAAAAAAACTCCGCAGTAGTATCGATCTATTTTTCTTAAATGCTAATCCTGTGCAATGGCGTTTCATTGACGCAAGAATAAATACGCGCAATTTTATAAACAAATGTTTTATCTTTTTCGCGAGGGAACCATGCAACTTCAGAAAGAGCGAATAATAATCGGATTCATCGTCGCAGCCGCCCTCTGCATTGTTATGGGATGCAGTTACACAAAGCAAGCCTCCTTTGGATCAACCGATAAAGCGACTCTCGAACTCGCCGACGCAGCGCACCGCCGTATGGACTTGCACGCCACGATCGATATTTTGACAAGGCTAACGGTCGATGCCGGCTCTTCTGCCGACGATAAAGAGAAGGCGTTTGCCCGGCTCGCTCTGCTGCGCGCCTATTTTTACAAGGACAACAATTCCGCCGTCGACTTAATCCAAAAAGCATTATCGATTTCCGGCAATCAACCGGACCTTTGGACTGTGCAGAGCCGCATCCATTGCCTTCTCGGACAGTATCAGGAAGCTGAAAAAGCAGCGCAACAGGCCCTCGCCCTAGCTAAAACCACGAGCGAAATCCTGGCGGCGAGATTGGCTCTTGGCCTTGCCGTTCATGATCACTCTATGCGGAGGTTTCGCGCGGGGGAAGCGCCGGACGACGCCCTGCTTCGGGAGGGTCGAGAAGCGCTCTGTGCAGTTCTTGCTGTTGAACCCGGACAGCCGCGAGCAGCGGAGTTGCTTCTGGGAATCTCTCTTTTCTTAGGCGATGGACCTACCGCTCAATTCGCATGGCGGCAGTTCTTCAGACTTCCCGCAGAACGCCCGGCAGTGGGAATCCTCGCCCAGCCTAGCGTCACATTGGCACGCATACTTCCACATTTACATGTGCGGCCCCTGAGCCGCGAGCAGCGCAGATCTCTCATTGAAGCGCTCGCCCAGTCCCGGTTCTATGATTACGCGAGTTTGATAGCGGCTTCTTCTCAATTCGGCAAAGACCCGGACATTGCTCAGGAGAGAACGATAAAGGATATCGTCGTATATGATGGATTTATCTCGCGCCTTCGTACATTGTGCGAGGAGTTCTACCGCAACACTGCAGTGGCAAGCGGCCTTTTGGATTCCATTTCCTTTCTCAATAATAAAGACAAAGCTTTCAGGCGTGACCAAGATGAAGAAATGCAGCGCTTGTGGCAGGAACTTTCGTTCCCTGAAGGCCGGCCCGCGTACAGTGTTTCCCGATTCAAAGACGAAATGCTCCGCCGCTTTGGCCTTGACTGGTGGGGAGATGGGAAAACGAATGGCTATACCGACATTCTGGCAGGTCATCGCATCTCGGATGAGAATCGCAAAGTGGAACAATACGGTTATTCCGCTGACATTCGACTCGTGGTCGACGATCAGATGATTTCAGCGGGTTATTCCTCTTGGTTTTGGTCCTCACTCACAAGTTCGATGGTGGGTGGAACAGCCGATTCCTCGACGATATTCGTGTTCCGGCCGGCTTATGTCGAGCAGCAGTACCAGGAATGGCGGAACGCGGCAGATGAGGGCAATCGTGCAAAAGTCGAAGCGCGGATTTCACAGTTGCTATTTCAGGACGATGCGCTTGCGGCTAAAAATCCTTACGGCTATCTTCCCGGACTTGATAGCTCATTGAGACACGCGGCCACTATGAGGATCTACCATCGAATTGCAGCAGGGAACCTTGCCGGCGCGGATCTCTGTATCGCGTTCATCAATGAATTCTCCCGAGTCCAGGACTCTTACCTCGTATTCGCGCATGAGGGCCGCCATTTGATAGACAAGAAATACTTTCTCTCGAAATACACCTCATGGGGCGCTATGGAACAGGAGCGGCGGGCCAAGCTTTCACAGATCGTCTTTGCGGCGGATCCGAAGTTGGCATTCACCGGAATTCTAAGCCCTTACATCGGCGACCCAAAAATTCCGCATGCCATGGCAGATGAAATGATTGTGAAAGGATATGTGCAATGGATGTCCGCGAATTCGGGCAAAATCCCGGGATTGAATCCATCCCGGCCACTCTTGCCCCAATTCAATTTGCTTTCCGACGAACAGGTCAGACAAATCGCCCGAAACCTGGACCCGTTGGCCAATGAGAAATAAAAAGATCCTGTTCCTGCGGGAACGGGGACGGGAACGGGGACTGACCACGATATATCCTTGTTTTATAAGGATATACATTGGATTTTACAGGAACAATATGGTCTTAAATCAATTTTTTGCATACAAAAAAAAATGGCTAAGCATGGGAGGTGATTCTGCTATACAAAGCATCCTTTGCTTAGATCAATGAAAAGGCCCTTAAAATTTGGCTGCAAGCAGGAAAAAATGAGGGTGAAATACCAATAAATGATGTGGTTGCAGCATTCCTCCACCCGGTGCTCCCATCCCTAAACCCAGGATTGCCCCGCCGGGAATGATGCAAGCCACGAGGATGGTAGAGGACGGTCCTCACGTTCTTGGCGTCGACACTCGCCGCCGCGGGGAAATAATCAGGAAACGTGTGGGACGTCCCGAATAGAATCAGGCAGCATGAGATGTTTTTCGCCGTGCAAGACATTGAATCAGCCCTTTGCCGGAAACCCCAAGAGCGAGAATCGAACGAACAAGCAGATCCAGAGATACAGAACTATCGCCGGCCTCCATTTTGGCAACCCGAGATTGGCTGGAGTTTAAAAGCTTCGCAGCATCAGATTGCGTCATTTTGCGGCGCAGCCGCTGAGCACGAAAACTCTCGGAAAGCCTGAGCTTGATTTCTACATAGGCTTCCTCTTCCGGGGAGAGCCCAAGAAACTCTTTGGCATCTCCAATCTTCCATCCTTTCGCTTCAAGTCGTTTTCTCTTATTGCCAGGCATCGTCATAATCCCGCAATCTCCTTCTTGATCGCTCAATCACCGATTGTGGAGTGGTTCGAGTCTTCTTGCTGAAGACATCCAGAATCACAACGGCGTCGGGATCAACGCGATAAATAATTCGCCAGGTCTTATCGACATCGACCACTCTCAGCTCATGACAACGCTCTCCAATAACCGACATTGGCCGTGAATGCGGCATTTCGAGCATTTGGCCTCTTTGAAGCCTCCTCAGCAGGAACCCGGCCTCAAGCCTTGCATCCTTGGAAAAGGGAGGCGATTTTACAGCCGAGCTCAACCAGACAAGAGGCTTGTCGTTCGTAGCCATGACAGCTGCATTATATGTCAGAACTGACATATAATGCAACCTTTTGCCCCTTCACCGATTACGGCATATTCTCAGGATGGCTCTGCCAATGACTGCAATCACGATGAAGTCCATAATTGCCACAAAGACAAGCGTGGCATCTCCTCCGTACCATGTCGGTAGAATAATGCCGAGATTGCCAGGCTGGGAATCGCAACCCATATCCCGAGACCGATGATTCGTATTGCCGCTAACATGAGCATTCGCCACCTCCTTCGCGCAACAATGGATCCCAACAAGACAGGCGTTCTCACCGTATACTCCGGAGGATGTTTCCTAATTCCTTCACCCGGTGCTCCCATCCCTAAACCCAAGAATGCGTCGCCGGGAATAATACAAGCCATGCAGATGGTAGCGGACCGCCCTTGCGTACTTGGCGTCGACACTCGCCGCCGCGGAAAAATAATCAGGAAACGTGTGGGACGTCCTGAATATATAATGGGCTCGTTCTCAATCCATAAAGGAGAGGCCATGACCCGACACAGATTTCTCCCCCTGATGTTTTCCGCTTTGCTGGTCCTGTCCGCGCTCGGGCAGTCCGGACTGTTCGCCCAGGCGCCGCCCAAGATGGCGCCGGCGGTGAAGTCCCCCGAGGTGCACCCCGACGGGAGGGTGACGCTGCGGATCCACGCCCCCGAGGCCAAAACCATCGGCCTTTCGGCCAGCGACGTTCTCGGCATGGGGGGGAGCGCCCCCGCCTTCGCCAAAAAGGAGGACGGCGTCTGGGAGGCCACCATCGGGCCCCTCGAGCCGGGATCTTTCCGCTATACCTTCACGGTGGACGGCGTCGCGGTGGTCGACCCCCGCAACCCCGCCGTGAGCGAATCGAACGCGAACGCCTGGAGCCTCGCCTACGTCCCGGGGGCCGCCTTCATGGACGCGGCGCAGGTCCCCCACGGGGCGGTCGCGGCCGTCCACTACTACTCGACCGCCCTGGGCCGCCACCGGCGGATGCACGTCTACACCCCGCCGGGCTACGAAGCGGGGAAGGGGAAGTTCCCCGTCTTCTACCTGCTGCACGGGGCGATGGACTGCGACCACTCCTGGTCCTCGGTCGGCCGCGCCGGCTTCATCCTCGACAACCTGATCGCGGCGAAAAAGGCCCTGCCGATGATCGTCGTCATGCCCGCCGGGCATACCTCGTCCGACTTCCGCATGGGGGCGCCGGGCGACATGGTCGACGCCTTCGCCGCCGATTTCGTGAAGGACATCGTCCCATTGGTGGAAAGCCGGTACCGGGTGGCACCGGGAAGGCGGAACCGGGCGATCGCGGGGCTTTCGATGGGCGGGCTGCAGACGCTCGAGATCGCGATCGGCGACCTCTCCCGCTACGCCTACATCGGGGTGTTCAGCTCGGGCGTCTTCAGCATGGGGGCCAAGCCGAAAGCGGGCGCGCCCGCCGCGGCCCCGGCCCCGGACTGGGAGGAGCAGCACAAGGCCGCGCTCAGCGACGCCGCGCTCAGGAAGGATCTGCGCCTCCTCTGGTTCGCCACCGGCTCGGACGATTTTCTGATCGAGACGACGAAGAGCACCGTGGCGATGCTCCAGAAGCACGGTTTCACCCCGGTCTTCAAGGAGACGGGGGGCGGGCACACCTGGGAAAACTGGCGCGAGTACCTCGGCGAGTTCGCGCCGCAGCTA
This genomic window from Acidobacteriota bacterium contains:
- a CDS encoding type II toxin-antitoxin system RelE/ParE family toxin; amino-acid sequence: MATNDKPLVWLSSAVKSPPFSKDARLEAGFLLRRLQRGQMLEMPHSRPMSVIGERCHELRVVDVDKTWRIIYRVDPDAVVILDVFSKKTRTTPQSVIERSRRRLRDYDDAWQ
- a CDS encoding esterase; this translates as MTRHRFLPLMFSALLVLSALGQSGLFAQAPPKMAPAVKSPEVHPDGRVTLRIHAPEAKTIGLSASDVLGMGGSAPAFAKKEDGVWEATIGPLEPGSFRYTFTVDGVAVVDPRNPAVSESNANAWSLAYVPGAAFMDAAQVPHGAVAAVHYYSTALGRHRRMHVYTPPGYEAGKGKFPVFYLLHGAMDCDHSWSSVGRAGFILDNLIAAKKALPMIVVMPAGHTSSDFRMGAPGDMVDAFAADFVKDIVPLVESRYRVAPGRRNRAIAGLSMGGLQTLEIAIGDLSRYAYIGVFSSGVFSMGAKPKAGAPAAAPAPDWEEQHKAALSDAALRKDLRLLWFATGSDDFLIETTKSTVAMLQKHGFTPVFKETGGGHTWENWREYLGEFAPQLFR
- a CDS encoding helix-turn-helix domain-containing protein; translated protein: MPGNKRKRLEAKGWKIGDAKEFLGLSPEEEAYVEIKLRLSESFRAQRLRRKMTQSDAAKLLNSSQSRVAKMEAGDSSVSLDLLVRSILALGVSGKGLIQCLARRKTSHAA